The Manihot esculenta cultivar AM560-2 chromosome 1, M.esculenta_v8, whole genome shotgun sequence genome has a window encoding:
- the LOC110621203 gene encoding uncharacterized protein LOC110621203 isoform X3, which yields MLNAASLSVRPLPGDFLPEDDESAAKPLRVEIGKATEDSGKNHPAVVVPRLPAGFTLPAPSKFLATLFVMWTYAPVSEGACPKID from the exons ATGCTTAACGCAGCCTCATTATCTGTGAGGCCACTTCCAGGTGACTTCCTTCCGGAAGATGATGAGTCTGCTGCGAAGCCTCTGCGCGTCGAAATTGGCAAAGCAACTGAAGACAGCGGAAAG AATCATCCTGCAGTGGTTGTGCCTCGGTTGCCTGCTGGATTTACTTTGCCTGCTCCAAGTAAATTTCTTGCTACACTCTTTGTTATGTGGACTTATGCCCCAGTAAGTGAAGGTGCATGTCCGAAGATAGATTGA
- the LOC110621203 gene encoding transcription initiation factor TFIID subunit 14 isoform X1 encodes MLNAASLSVRPLPGDFLPEDDESAAKPLRVEIGKATEDSGKSQSHKWTVYIRGATYEDLGVVIKRVVLQLHPSFNNPIRVVESPPFELLKCDWGEFKIVITLVFCRMSTMSSWTYFLNLLDEADSLPLVVLL; translated from the exons ATGCTTAACGCAGCCTCATTATCTGTGAGGCCACTTCCAGGTGACTTCCTTCCGGAAGATGATGAGTCTGCTGCGAAGCCTCTGCGCGTCGAAATTGGCAAAGCAACTGAAGACAGCGGAAAG TCTCAATCACACAAGTGGACAGTGTATATACGTGGGGCAACTTATGAAGATCTGGGAGTGGTGATAAAACGAGTTGTACTCCAATTGCATCCTAGTTTCAATAATCCTATAAGAGTGGTAGAATCACCTCCTTTTGAGTTGTTGAAATGTGACTGGGGTGAATTCAAAATTGTCATCACTCTTGTCTTCTGTAGGATGTCTACGATGAGCAGTTGGACTTACTTCCTTAATTTGCTTGACGAGGCAGATTCGTTACCACTAGTGGTTCTCCTTTAG
- the LOC110621203 gene encoding protein AF-9 homolog isoform X2: MLNAASLSVRPLPGDFLPEDDESAAKPLRVEIGKATEDSGKSQSHKWTVYIRGATYEDLGVVIKRVVLQLHPSFNNPIRVDVYDEQLDLLP, from the exons ATGCTTAACGCAGCCTCATTATCTGTGAGGCCACTTCCAGGTGACTTCCTTCCGGAAGATGATGAGTCTGCTGCGAAGCCTCTGCGCGTCGAAATTGGCAAAGCAACTGAAGACAGCGGAAAG TCTCAATCACACAAGTGGACAGTGTATATACGTGGGGCAACTTATGAAGATCTGGGAGTGGTGATAAAACGAGTTGTACTCCAATTGCATCCTAGTTTCAATAATCCTATAAGAGTG GATGTCTACGATGAGCAGTTGGACTTACTTCCTTAA
- the LOC110601849 gene encoding putative leucine-rich repeat-containing protein DDB_G0290503 isoform X2 — protein sequence MATGEDVDLSSLKSQLNETHEMWKLEMERRQSQVDALQAKLIEVKACIKGSEENAKKELEVLWRRVKTSATLWTYLKSKARIMAVPDLARTSCGIKELEGVGLVDKNGTPLSSWSRSVDLSPFDSPDDESWIRLGEQHGSYDEHDEAYIGELHNSVQMVSDVMESLIKRVILAESETAIEKDKVTLGQEEIRRKVIQIETMSSKLEEMERFALGTNSILNEMRQRVEDLVEETSRQRQRAAENEEELCRVKRDFESLKSYVSSLISVRETLLSSEKQFQTIERLFERLVAKTTQLEGEKMQKEAEVQKLMEENVRLTALLDKKEAQLLAMNEQCKVLALSASNL from the exons ATGGCAACAGGAGAAGATGTTGATTTATCAAGTTTGAAGTCTCAGCTAAATGAAACTCATGAAATGTGGAAGTTGGAGATGGAACGACGCCAGTCACAAGTGGATGCATTACAAGCAAAGCTTATTGAGGTAAAGGCTTGCATAAAGGGGTCTGAGGAAAATGCAAAGAAGGAGTTGGAGGTTCTTTGGCGAAGAGTGAAAACCAGTGCCACGTTATGGACCTACTTAAAATCAAAAGCAAGAATAATGGCTGTTCCTGATTTAGCTCGTACATCATGTGGCATCAAAGAATTAGAAGGAGTGGGACTTGTTGACAAGAATGGTACACCCCTTTCTAGTTGGTCTAGGTCTGTTGATCTTTCTCCTTTTGACAGTCCAGATGATGAATCATGGATTAGACTTGGTGAGCAGCATGGTAGCTATGATGAACATGATGAAGCTTATATTGGTGAATTACACAATTCggtacagatggtatcagatgTGATGGAATCTCTTATTAAAAGAGTCATATTGGCAGAATCTGAAACTGCAATTGAGAAAGATAAGGTAACATTAGGTCAGGAAGAAATTAGGAGGAAGGTAATCCAAATTGAGACCATGTCTTCAAAACTAGAGGAGATGGAGAGGTTTGCTCTGGGAACAAATAGTATTCTGAATGAGATGCGTCAGAGGGTTGAGGATTTGGTTGAAGAAACCTCTAGGCAGAGGCAAAGAGCTGCAGAAAATGAAGAAGAGCTTTGCCGTGTTAAAAGGGACTTTGAGTCATTGAAATCCTATGTTAGCAGTCTCATTAGCGTAAGAGAAACACTTCTATCATCAGAGAAGCAATTTCAAACTATTGAGAGACTTTTTGAACG GCTAGTTGCAAAGACAACTCAATTGGAAGGTGAAAAGATGCAGAAAGAGGCTGAAGTTCAGAAACTTAtggaagagaatgtgaggttgACTGCTCTTCTCGACAAGAAAGAGGCTCAACTTCTGGCCATGAATGAACAGTGCAAGGTATTGGCTCTAAGTGCTTCAAATTTATGA
- the LOC110601849 gene encoding putative leucine-rich repeat-containing protein DDB_G0290503 isoform X1 → MFGDLGRGMATGEDVDLSSLKSQLNETHEMWKLEMERRQSQVDALQAKLIEVKACIKGSEENAKKELEVLWRRVKTSATLWTYLKSKARIMAVPDLARTSCGIKELEGVGLVDKNGTPLSSWSRSVDLSPFDSPDDESWIRLGEQHGSYDEHDEAYIGELHNSVQMVSDVMESLIKRVILAESETAIEKDKVTLGQEEIRRKVIQIETMSSKLEEMERFALGTNSILNEMRQRVEDLVEETSRQRQRAAENEEELCRVKRDFESLKSYVSSLISVRETLLSSEKQFQTIERLFERLVAKTTQLEGEKMQKEAEVQKLMEENVRLTALLDKKEAQLLAMNEQCKVLALSASNL, encoded by the exons ATGTTTGGTGACTTAGGAAGGGGCATGGCAACAGGAGAAGATGTTGATTTATCAAGTTTGAAGTCTCAGCTAAATGAAACTCATGAAATGTGGAAGTTGGAGATGGAACGACGCCAGTCACAAGTGGATGCATTACAAGCAAAGCTTATTGAGGTAAAGGCTTGCATAAAGGGGTCTGAGGAAAATGCAAAGAAGGAGTTGGAGGTTCTTTGGCGAAGAGTGAAAACCAGTGCCACGTTATGGACCTACTTAAAATCAAAAGCAAGAATAATGGCTGTTCCTGATTTAGCTCGTACATCATGTGGCATCAAAGAATTAGAAGGAGTGGGACTTGTTGACAAGAATGGTACACCCCTTTCTAGTTGGTCTAGGTCTGTTGATCTTTCTCCTTTTGACAGTCCAGATGATGAATCATGGATTAGACTTGGTGAGCAGCATGGTAGCTATGATGAACATGATGAAGCTTATATTGGTGAATTACACAATTCggtacagatggtatcagatgTGATGGAATCTCTTATTAAAAGAGTCATATTGGCAGAATCTGAAACTGCAATTGAGAAAGATAAGGTAACATTAGGTCAGGAAGAAATTAGGAGGAAGGTAATCCAAATTGAGACCATGTCTTCAAAACTAGAGGAGATGGAGAGGTTTGCTCTGGGAACAAATAGTATTCTGAATGAGATGCGTCAGAGGGTTGAGGATTTGGTTGAAGAAACCTCTAGGCAGAGGCAAAGAGCTGCAGAAAATGAAGAAGAGCTTTGCCGTGTTAAAAGGGACTTTGAGTCATTGAAATCCTATGTTAGCAGTCTCATTAGCGTAAGAGAAACACTTCTATCATCAGAGAAGCAATTTCAAACTATTGAGAGACTTTTTGAACG GCTAGTTGCAAAGACAACTCAATTGGAAGGTGAAAAGATGCAGAAAGAGGCTGAAGTTCAGAAACTTAtggaagagaatgtgaggttgACTGCTCTTCTCGACAAGAAAGAGGCTCAACTTCTGGCCATGAATGAACAGTGCAAGGTATTGGCTCTAAGTGCTTCAAATTTATGA
- the LOC110601842 gene encoding AAA-ATPase At3g50940 translates to MGASLSVLASIAIIRSSFNEFVPQELRSYLWEFSRRFSSELTVVVKESHEGSTNHLFNALVTYLGSNAFCTSSASGPRRLTVGKNESMKILTYGLDRNSEIVDVFHGVPMKWGYYTDFNSTLHYELRWYELRFHKRYTDMVKNKYLPYILEMAKRIKDQNRVVKFFTTRGGRDGWSSKGINLDHPMTFETLAMDGDLKQKVVEDLNTFIRGKEYYKKIGKVWKRGYLLYGPPGTGKSSLIAAMANFLNFDIYNLNLSAVNSDSSLEHLLLHMSNRSILVLEDIDCSIMLQNRQAGDHQPDHNNQIPRPQVTLSGLLNAIDGLLSCCGDERVIVFTTNYKDRIDPALLRAGRMDMHIYLSYCTFSTFKQLAANYLDIWEHDLFNCVDKLIKEVQVSPADVAGELMKTKDPTTSLKGLIKFLEIKKSESKSASSPLGLEGHENNSELDSNSLSQMDEHQLQKSCKITDSGDNTFQDKKDVKSHAAQSTPLKEKEYTVKEEFEPILEAILSKHGDIAANCSFHSLQCRSSFLEIVCGIVQTLQTTEIKDLSEFQIKSMLSSIRDLESAQLDVGWVHQRLEKIIQAMPLAEQCATLKEVKSDNMQGIVEDRKPKACNAGTLMPN, encoded by the exons ATGGGAGCAAGCTTATCTGTGCTAGCTTCAATAGCGATTATTCGTAGTTCATTCAATGAGTTCGTTCCTCAAGAACTCCGCAGTTACTTGTGGGAATTCAGTCGCCGTTTCTCGTCGGAGCTTACTGTAGTTGTTAAAGAATCACATGAAGGATCAACAAACCATCTCTTCAATGCTTTAGTTACATATCTTGGAAGTAATGCTTTTTGTACTTCCTCTGCTTCTGGTCCTCGACGTCTCACTGTCGGGAAGAACGAGAGCATGAAGATTTTAACTTATGGTCTAGACAGAAACTCAGAGATCGTTGATGTGTTTCATGGTGTTCCCATGAAGTGGGGATACTATACTGATTTCAACTCCACGCTTCACTATGAGTTGAGATGGTATGAGCTTCGGTTTCACAAGCGATACACTGATATGGTCAAGAATAAGTATCTGCCTTACATTCTTGAAATGGCTAAGAGAATTAAGGATCAAAATAGGGTGGTGAAGTTTTTCACTACTCGTGGAGGGAGAGATGGCTGGAGCTCTAAAGGGATCAACCTGGATCATCCCATGACATTTGAAACACTAGCCATGGACGGAGACCTCAAGCAGAAGGTGGTTGAAGATCTTAATACCTTCATTCGAGGCAAGGAGTATTATAAGAAGATTGGTAAGGTATGGAAGCGAGGTTACTTATTGTATGGTCCTCCAGGAACTGGGAAATCAAGCTTGATAGCTGCCATGGCCAATTTTCTTAACTTTGATATTTACAACTTGAATTTATCTGCTGTTAACTCTGATTCTTCTCTTGAGCATTTGTTGCTTCATATGTCCAATCGTTCAATTCTTGTGCTGGAGGATATCGACTGCTCCATCATGCTACAAAACCGTCAAGCAGGAGATCATCAACCAGATCATAATAATCAAATTCCTCGGCCTCAG GTAACGCTCTCTGGCCTTCTGAATGCCATTGATGGCCTACTTTCTTGCTGTGGAGATGAAAGGGTCATAGTTTTCACTACCAACTACAAAGATCGCATTGATCCGGCCTTGCTGAGAGCAGGTCGTATGGATATGCACATATACCTATCCTACTGCACATTCTCCACCTTCAAGCAGCTAGCAGCCAATTACTTGGATATATGGGAGCATGATCTCTTTAATTGTGTTGATAAGCTCATTAAAGAAGTTCAAGTTAGCCCTGCTGATGTCGCAGGCGAACTGATGAAGACTAAAGATCCTACAACTTCTCTAAAAGGGCTCATTAAATTTTTGGAAATCAAG AAATCAGAATCAAAATCCGCATCTTCTCCATTGGGATTGGAAGGACATGAGAATAACTCAGAGCTTGACAGTAACAGCCTTAGCCAGATGGACGAGCACCAACTTCAGAAGTCCTGTAAGATCACTGattctggtgataacaccttcCAAGACAAAAAGGATGTTAAATCTCATGCAGCTCAGTCTACTCCATTGAAGGAAAAAGAGTATACAGTGAAGGAGGAATTTGAGCCTATCCTAGAAGCTATTCTCTCAAAGCATGGAGACATTGCTGCCAATTGCTCCTTCCACTCTCTCCAATGCCGTTCATCCTTCTTGGAAATTGTCTGTGGCATCGTGCAAACATTACAAACAACAGAGATAAAAGATCTATCAGAATTTCAAATCAAGTCCATGTTGAGCAGCATACGCGATCTAGAATCTGCGCAACTGGACGTTGGGTGGGTTCATCAGAGGTTGGAAAAGATTATCCAGGCTATGCCACTAGCTGAACAATGTGCCACACTGAAGGAAGTCAAGAGTGACAATATGCAAGGCATAGTGGAGGACAGAAAACCTAAAGCCTGCAATGCAGGGACATTAATGCCAAATtga
- the LOC110601869 gene encoding uncharacterized protein LOC110601869 codes for MGEGREGDWECSGCKNRNYAFRSFCNRCKQPRLLVDTKTPADSKWLPRIGDWICTGCTNNNYASREKCKKCGQPKEVAAMPAIAMPGASLPTYSHYFARAPGGLEQKMNIGFAGNGALPQPLPLASTWSAGGPDKYGVQSASTWPIGGNQISGPPYINTVNQPPTVPKGWRNGDWMCNCGFHNYSSRAQCKNCNASVPPALGTKRLASEDFTQDWENKRLNLGNNNQTNEGQQTYPVFNQVVGNSGDPRPGSYATYPIVNSGAAPNWQVPVQFPLQLTTPALLGKGAKQWRNGDWMCTNCHNHNYASRSQCNRCKTQRDAVVQATSQPMNAV; via the exons ATGGGAGAAGGAAGAGAAGGAGATTGGGAGTGCAGTGGGTGCAAGAACAGGAACTATGCTTTCAGATCCTTCTGCAATAGGTGCAAGCAGCCTCGTCTTCTCGTTGACACCAAAACCCCTGCTGATTCAAAATGGCTCCCTCGCATAGGCGATTGGATCTGCACCG GTTGCACTAACAACAATTATGCATCAAGAGAAAAGTGCAAAAAATGCGGGCAACCAAAGGAGGTAGCAGCAATGCCAGCAATTGCAATGCCTGGAGCTTCTCTCCCAACTTATTCACATTATTTTGCCAGGGCCCCTGGAGGATTGGAACAAAAGATGAATATTGGATTTGCTGGCAATGGTGCACTCCCGCAGCCACTTCCCTTGGCTTCAACCTGGTCTGCAGGAGGACCTGATAAGTATGGAGTTCAGTCAGCTTCTACTTGGCCTATAGGTGGAAACCAGATTTCCGGACCTCCTTATATAAACACTGTGAATCAACCTCCAACAGTTCCAAAAGGATGGCGAAATGGTGATTGGATGTGTAATTGTGGCTTCCATAATTACTCTTCGCGCGCACAG TGTAAAAATTGCAATGCTTCTGTGCCACCAG CACTTGGAACAAAGCGATTGGCATCTGAAGATTTTACTCAGGACTGGGAGAACAAGAGATTGAATTTAGGAAAT AACAATCAGACAAATGAAGGACAACAAACATATCCAGTATTCAACCAAGTAGTAGGGAACAGTGGTGATCCAAGACCAGGATCATATGCCACCTATCCCATTGTTAACTCTGGTGCAGCTCCAAATTGGCAGGTGCCAGTGCAGTTCCCACTTCAATTAACAACGCCTGCACTCCTTGGAAAAGG AGCAAAGCAATGGCGTAATGGAGATTGGATGTGTACAAATTgccataatcataattatgCATCTCGATCGCAGTGCAATAG GTGTAAGACACAGAGAGATGCTGTTGTGCAGGCAACTTCTCAGCCAATGAATGCCGTGTAG
- the LOC110601885 gene encoding RNA demethylase ALKBH9B: MSDLDRVRKDDPFLLQYQPSELRIASEFLTTWLPFLSRDLCHHCTQVLSDRIRFLDLGLDAEAEPSQSDKTITTAALSSAESHENCYDGNYDSGSWKDGDGDDANSLGSWKDGANGWSEPVSEASTSGILGAAPLVEASSHRISWADMAQEDELVEEEQKDLNKPIVNRSALTGEIKVLKELEKPKLSRDQREYIRFTSVKRKKDFICLERVRGRIVNILEGLELHTCVFSAVEQTRIVNYVHELQELGMKGELKERTYTAPQKWMRGKGRITIQFGCCYNYAPDKNGNPPGILHNELVDPIPNLFKVIIRRLIRWHVLPPTCVPDSCIVNIYDEGDCIPPHIDNHDFLRPFCTVSFVSECNIVFGSNLKVVGAGQFAGSIAIPLPVGSVLVLNGNAADISKHCVPSVPTKRISITFRKMDEAKRPIGFVPEPDLQGIEPLAYDVEKTKRLDSPKSEPYRRREPIGMEGKMEARGFGENGSKSEPRYSSRSRQRSANWRRFR, from the exons ATGTCCGATCTCGACCGGGTCAGGAAGGACGATCCTTTCCTCTTGCAGTATCAGCCCTCCGAGCTCCGAATTGCGTCAGAATTCCTCACCACATGGCTCCCTTTTCTCTCCAGAGATCTCTGTCACCACTGTACCCAAGTCCTCTCTGATCGCATCCGCTTTCTCGACCTTG gACTTGATGCCGAAGCGGAACCTTCACAATCAGATAAAACAATAACGACTGCGGCCCTGAGCAGTGCTGAATCGCATGAGAATTGTTACGATGGTAACTACGATTCGGGAAGTTGGAAAGATGGGGATGGAGATGACGCGAATTCTTTAGGTAGTTGGAAAGATGGAGCGAATGGGTGGTCTGAACCTGTTTCGGAAGCGTCTACTAGTGGAATTCTTGGTGCTGCACCTTTGGTTGAAGCCTCGAGCCATCGGATTTCTTGGGCTGACATGGCACAGGAAGATGAACTTGTGGAGGAGGAACAGAAGGACTTGAATAAGCCGATAGTTAATAGAAGTGCTTTGACTGGGGAGATTAAGGTATTAAAGGAGCTTGAGAAGCCCAAGCTGTCGAGAGATCAAAGAGAGTACATTAGGTTTACTAGTGTGAAGAGGAAGAAGGATTTTATTTGTTTGGAGAGAGTCAGGGGGAGGATTGTTAATATTCTTGAGGGACTTGAACTCCACACTTGTGTTTTCAGCGCTGTAGAGCAGACGAGGATAGTTAATTATGTGCATGAACTTCAGGAGTTGGGGATGAAAGGAGAACTGAAAG AAAGAACGTATACAGCCCCACAGAAGTGGATGAGGGGCAAAGGGCGCATAACAATCCAATTTGGTTGTTGTTACAATTATGCACCA GACAAAAATGGCAATCCACCTGGCATCCTCCACAATGAACTAGTTGATCCCATACCTAATCTCTTTAAAGTGATAATTAGAAGGCTGATCAGATGGCATGTTCTCCCTCCAACCTGTGTGCCTGATAGTTGTATTGTTAATATTTACGATGAAGGGGACTGTATACCTCCACATATTGACAACCATGATTTTCTTCGGCCTTTCTGCACGGTGTCATTTGTTAGTGAGTGCAATATAGTATTTGGATCAAACCTAAAGGTTGTTGGTGCTGGACAGTTTGCTGGATCAATTGCAATCCCTCTGCCTGTGGG GTCTGTGCTTGTATTAAATGGAAATGCAGCTGATATCTCTAAGCATTGCGTGCCTTCAGTTCCTACAAAGAG GATATCTATTACATTTAGAAAAATGGATGAAGCAAAACGGCCTATTGGCTTTGTTCCAGAACCTGATTTGCAGGGAATTGAACCATTAGCATATGACGTGGAAAAAACAAAGAGGTTAGATTCTCCCAAGTCCGAGCCTTATAGGAGAAGGGAGCCAATTGGGATGGAGGGCAAAATGGAAGCTAGAGGATTTGGAGAGAATGGCTCCAAATCAGAACCTCGGTACTCATCTCGGAGTAGGCAACGGTCTGCAAATTGGCGGAGGTTCAGGTGA
- the LOC110611794 gene encoding protein WUSCHEL: MCLFLPFNNSYPSLFLAPFHALFLSFLSVYSFLICFVASLCFLLLFQSIMEPQQQQQQQQNQQQPNDDNSSGAKGNFLCRQSSTRWTPTTDQIRILKDLYYNSGVRSPSAEQIQRISARLRQYGKIEGKNVFYWFQNHKARERQKKRFTTDVPMQQRTVSNASSWKPEDYSFHNKYPNIAPGFSSASPSSAAGLPVGQMGNYGYGSVTMEKSFRDCSISATANGGVGGSMSPNCGWVGIDPYCSSYSLFDKQKSTNETLEDEEQDQDQEEEATPGIETLPLFPTQREDINGFCNMKHHPICYSENYCYGSDDGNNASRTSLELSLNSYSNGQARDSI, translated from the exons ATGTGCCTCTTCTTACCCTTTAATAACTCATATCCCTCACTCTTTCTAGCTCCATTTCATGccctctttctctcttttctctcagtGTACTCTTTCTTAATCTGCTTTGTTGCTTCCctttgttttcttcttctttttcaatCCATCATGGAACCTCAACAacaacagcagcagcagcaaaaCCAACAACAACCAAACGATGACAATAGCAGCGGTGCCAAAGGAAACTTTCTTTGCAGGCAAAGCAGTACTAGGTGGACTCCCACAACTGACCAAATAAGAATATTGAAGGACCTTTACTACAACAGTGGAGTTAGGTCCCCAAGTGCAGAGCAGATTCAGAGGATATCTGCTAGGCTTAGACAGTACGGTAAGATTGAAGGCAAGAATGTCTTTTATTGGTTTCAGAACCATAAAGCTCGTGAGAGGCAGAAGAAAAGGTTCACCACTGATGTCCCCATGCAACAAAGAACTGTTTCGAATGCTTCTAGTTGGAAGCCTGAAGACTATTCCTTCCACAACAAATACCCCAACATTGCTCCTG GGTTTTCTTCTGCATCTCCATCCTCAGCTGCTGGGCTTCCTGTTGGACAGATGGGAAACTATGGGTATGGATCTGTAACCATGGAGAAGAGTTTTAGG GACTGCTCAATATCAGCTACTGCCAACGGTGGTGTTGGTGGATCCATGAGCCCCAACTGTGGGTGGGTTGGCATTGATCCCTACTGTTCATCCTACTCTCTCTTTGACAAGCAAAAATCAACTAATGAAACCCTAGAAGATGAAGAACAAGATCAAGATCAAGAAGAGGAAGCAACTCCAGGGATTGAAACCCTCCCTCTCTTCCCTACCCAGAGAGAAGACATCAATGGCTTCTGCAACATGAAGCACCACCCCATCTGCTACTCCGAAAACTACTGCTATGGCTCTGACGATGGAAACAACGCTTCGCGTACTTCCCTCGAACTTAGCCTCAACTCTTACAGCAATGGGCAGGCACGGGATTCCATCTAA